A segment of the Papio anubis isolate 15944 unplaced genomic scaffold, Panubis1.0 scaffold220, whole genome shotgun sequence genome:
GAGCATGGTGGGTGGCAAaaatcaatctcaaaaaaaatcttaagcaCTGGGAGCAACATattgaatttaataaaatgttatttcactgaaaaaaaaaaaagagagagtatcaccatatatgatttttaaactttgacTTAAATGGCTGGAGTCAGAAGATAACAAAACTGTCAGTCAACTGCTGACGTCTCTAAGAACGGTGGCTGAGTATCTGGGAAGGCAAGTCATAATatgaaaagggaaagggagggaggcaggtgagAGATGGTCAGAACAATTCCTCAGAAACTGGAGGGGATATCCTCCAATTTTCTGAATTTCCTTAACAAAATGCTGGCATATTACACTAAATTAATGGGGGGAGGGGATAGATTTTCAATGTTTATATCAGAAAGCAGAATCCCAGAATGTTCTACAAACAGACAACTACTtcacagaacaaaaaagaaagaagaggcctTGTTTCCTCAGCCTGTTAGAGGCCCAAGCTCAGGGAGATCCTCCACATGGCTCAGGAGCTCATGGAAGAACACAGGGTCCTCAGACAGCATGGAGAGTAGTAGCGTGATGCCCTCTTGACATGGCCAGCCCAGCCCCTCATTTCATCCATAACACTGCAGCTCTGTAACCACTGTCTTTCCAGCAGCAAAATCTGGGTCACAGGACTTGGAGTTCTAGCAGTCACTTGTGTCTAATAAATAACTCCCATTGATTTTCCAGCCCAGGATCTCACCACTCCTTCTCCATCAGCAGTTCTGATTGCTGATACCAAGGGGGCAGGGTTGGAAAATCACTCACACATTATTGGTGCTCTTCCTCCCCTATCCTCACCCAAGGTGCATATAAACCCTGAATAGCCTGCAGCCTAAAAATGTGAGTCTCTACATCATTAACTTAGAAGCTGGGTGGGCACAACCATTGTGCTGTCTGCTACCCTCATCCCGGTCACTGCTGCTGCTATAAGAGCCCCAAGCCAAGAACATGGACAAACTGCTGTTTGGGGTTTCTGTCCTTACCAGCCTCCTGGAAGCCATTGCTCAGACAAGTAGGGAGGTCAAGGGTATACGACTATGTGGAGTAGGATAGGTGGGGGTGTCAGGGACAGATGGTaggaagaaaagacaagagaTTACCGAATATAAAAttgaatttgtgatttttttcctgttcacATTTCAGGTGAAGATTATtatatcactttttttctctcacaGACATGATTGGGAAggtgtttatttttcctaaagaATCCAATAGTGCTCATGTGAGCTTGATCACACAGCTGGAGAAACCTCTGCAGAACTTTACTGCATGTCTTCATGCTTATACTGACCTCTCCCATGGCTACAGCCTCTTCTCTTACAGCATCCAGACCAAGAGCAAAGAGATAGTCATTTTTAAGTCTCAAATTGGAGAGTACAATCTTATCATGGGGGGTGACAAGGTTTTCTTCAAGGTCTATGAGAATTTCCCCATCCTGGTGCACATCTGTGCCAACTGGGAGTCCTCCTCAGGCATTGCCGAGTTCTGGGTCAATGAGAAGCCGTAGGTGAGGATGCGGCTAAGGCAGGGTTCCTCTGTGGGAGCTCACCCCAAGATTGTCCTGGGGCAGCAGCAGTATTCCTATGGGGGCAAGTTTGGTAAGAGCCAGTCCGTTGTGGGAGAGATTGGAGATGGGTACATGTGGGACTCTGTGCTGCCCCCAGAAGAAATCTGGTTTGTGTATCAAGGTATCTACATCAAACCCAATATTCTGGACTGGTGGGCATTGAACTATACAATGCAAGGTTATGTGGCCACCCAGCCCCATAAATAGAGTTGAAGTTCTTCTTCAACAGGACAAAGTTACTGGGAAGGAAATCCGCAACATGAAAGACCAGCTCTGAAGACAATTCTGCTTCATGCCTTATGgctatttctctgttttctctgaatttcctaTCTGTTGAACTGCTTAATTTGCAATAAAAGTAGAATGCCTCCTAGCATTTGTTCAGTATTTTTTCATGGCCCCAAATGGGAAGTCACATTTTTAAGTGTTGCCATTATTCAAAAAATGGGGAACAACCAGGatgtaatgaaaaaaagaaaacttggaataagaaggaaaaagtaaaaggtTTAACACTTAATTAGTACTAGAAACTTTCAGACTTTTCATTTAATGAAGTTTATTCCAATTTTACTCACAACTGACAATTAATTAATCACAATTGTTGGATTGTGGAATTCAACTGAAGGATGCCACATTGGATTTCCAGGTCACAGCTAATAGAAATAGAAAGCTAGAACAGTTCTGGGGTTGCTCTACCCATGAAGAGCTCTTGCTCCTTTCCTTATGGCACATCCCTAGACCTGTTCCAGTAAAACACATGCATGTAAACCAGAGCAGCAGGACTATCGGGACCATGTGGGCCAAGGTGAATCTTCCTCATAGCCAGTAGCCCCAGAAGCACTGTATATAATTAAAGATCATACAATGTCCCACAGTCATCAAGAAGATATGTTCTGAACAGTACTCATGTCACCTTTGCTTAAAATCCCCCAAAGGTTCCCAGACACTTACATAATAGAATTGTCATTTGAGCCTGCCTGCAAAGGTTTCCTAAATTCTAAGGAAGAGCTGCTGCATGTATTTCTTACAAGTCCCATTAATTGGTAAGAGAATGGTAAGTAGACCAGAATAGGCAGGTGTTTTGTTGATATGAGAAATGTTTTACTTTCCTCTGCCATCTCCTGACTTAACTGCAAATTTTCAGTTTATAATacatgtattaatctgttttcacactgctataaagatactacccgagactgagtaatttatacagaaaagaggtttaattggttcacagttccacatggctagggaggcctcaggaaacttacaatcatggcagaaggtgaaggggaagcaaggcacatcttacatggtgttGAGAGAGTAAGCAAGCAAAGGGAAGGTGCTACACTGTAAAACCATCAACTctcgtaagaactcactcactgtcacaagaacagcatgagggaaatgGCCcccctgatccaatcacctcccaccaggaccctccctcagtatgtgggaattacaatttgagatgagatttggctggggatacagagccaaatcatatcaatacattttttcataattttgtatttttcatactataaggaacaaacaaaatcctACCTTTTCTATTTGATGAATATAATGACAATAATCTTTTGCCAGCATTAATTTAATgcattttagtttttcctttaaaacatcTCTCCCATGCAGCCTTTCATCCCTAGGACTCAGGTATGTGACATATTATTCCCAGGTGGGCATAATTCAGTAAGACAAAAAAGTATTTAAGTGTGAGTGTGAGATCTCCACATGTGGGGAAGTGTGGAAAAGTCCACATGCGGGAAAGTCTACAAAACCTATTCTGGTGCAGCTACAAGCTGGTGGTGCCTCTGTCAGGCAAGATCCCTGAGTGATGGTATATAGCAGAGCACCCCACAGTGCACAGTGTACCGTGGATATGTCCTATATTATATCAAGCCACTGAGAGTCTGGCTTCTATTTGTTGCTGAAACACAGCCCTGTCCAATGTAAGATACCTACTGAATGATAGataagggaaaaagaaggaaataaatcacAGGATAATTTGTTCCTTCTCTCTTAAGGGTTGTGTGAAGGAAAAGGCAGACTGAAGAGAAATGGAATCAATTACATTTGTGTGTCCTGATCCCTCCTCTCTGGGCTGCCTATATAACCCAGGAATCATCCCATCAAAGTGAATGTGGTGGTTCAACTCGGTTTGGGAGAGGGTCCTAGAAATCTAGCTTAACTTGTGATCTCTGTTTCCAAATGAGAAATATGTTTCCTCAGACCCTGAGAGAAGTTCAGAAAGCAGGTGGTATGAAAGTCAATAGGGCTtcgaccgggtgtggtggctcatgcctgtaatcccagcactttgggaggctgaggtgggtggatcatgaggtcaggagattgagaccatcctgactaacacggtgaaaccccatctctactaaaaatacaaaaattagccaggcatagtggcgggcatctgtagtcccagctactccggaggccgaggcaggagaatggcgtgaacccaggaggcggagcttgcagtgagccaagatcgcgccaccgcactccagcctgggtgacagagtgagactccgtctctaaaagaaaaagagaaagtcagtAGGGCTTCTAGGAGACCCACATGGGAAAAAGAACATTCCCTTTTCTGTACCCAGTCACCATCTTTGGGAAGTGCAGGGAAGAGCATGGAAATTGGAGACATTGATCAATTATTCCAGAAGACTACCATCTAAAGGGATGACTTAAATGATCAGtccaggcaccccccaccaccacaTTGCCTCCTGAGTAATGGTTCATGAAGAAGACC
Coding sequences within it:
- the LOC103877060 gene encoding serum amyloid P-component-like — encoded protein: MDKLLFGVSVLTSLLEAIAQTNMIGKVFIFPKESNSAHVSLITQLEKPLQNFTACLHAYTDLSHGYSLFSYSIQTKSKEIVIFKSQIGEYNLIMGGDKVFFKVYENFPILVHICANWESSSGIAEFWVNEKP